The Xanthomonas sp. CFBP 8443 genome has a window encoding:
- a CDS encoding D-alanyl-D-alanine carboxypeptidase family protein: MKFRFAVAAVATFAVGLVSAQTPGPVPAQPAAAAAAPAAVAIPPAPKPAVSKSWVLMDYATGQVLAGENEHVQVAPASITKVMTSYVVAAELKLGKIKRDDQVMLSERAWREGGAGTDGSYSGFPVNQTARLEDMEKGMAIQSGNDAAIALAEHTAGSEEAFAALMNNYAAKLGMTGSHFVNAHGLSAEGHHTTAYDLALLGRAMVRDYPETYAYNKIKEFKVGDITQQNRNLLLWRDPSVDGIKTGHTSEAGYCLLSSAQRGDQRLIAVVMGDSSEKQRAEDSLALLNWGFRFFETHRLYEPGKQVAQQRVWKGSEKEVLLGVAQPLLVGVPRGRYNELKPSIDVPKTLEAPIKQGQAIGTVKVSLDGKVVAQAPLVALKAVEEAGFFKRLWDSFWMWWEAE, translated from the coding sequence ATGAAATTCCGCTTCGCCGTCGCCGCCGTGGCCACCTTCGCCGTCGGCCTGGTTTCCGCGCAGACCCCCGGCCCGGTGCCGGCACAGCCTGCCGCCGCTGCCGCCGCGCCCGCCGCGGTGGCGATCCCGCCGGCGCCCAAGCCGGCCGTGTCCAAGTCCTGGGTGCTGATGGACTACGCCACCGGTCAGGTGCTGGCCGGCGAGAACGAACATGTGCAGGTGGCTCCGGCCAGCATCACCAAGGTGATGACGTCCTATGTGGTCGCCGCCGAGCTGAAGCTGGGCAAGATCAAGCGCGATGACCAGGTCATGCTCAGCGAGCGCGCCTGGCGCGAGGGCGGCGCCGGCACCGACGGCAGCTACAGCGGCTTCCCGGTCAACCAGACCGCGCGCCTGGAGGACATGGAAAAGGGCATGGCGATCCAATCCGGCAACGACGCGGCGATCGCGCTGGCCGAACACACCGCCGGCAGCGAGGAAGCCTTCGCCGCGCTGATGAACAACTACGCGGCCAAGCTCGGCATGACCGGCTCGCACTTCGTCAACGCCCATGGCCTGTCCGCCGAAGGCCACCACACCACCGCCTACGACCTGGCACTGCTGGGCCGGGCGATGGTGCGCGACTATCCGGAGACCTACGCCTACAACAAGATCAAGGAGTTCAAGGTCGGCGACATCACCCAGCAGAACCGCAACTTGCTGCTGTGGCGCGACCCCAGCGTGGACGGCATCAAGACCGGGCACACCTCCGAGGCCGGCTACTGCCTGCTCAGCTCCGCGCAGCGCGGCGACCAGCGCCTGATCGCGGTGGTGATGGGCGACAGTTCCGAGAAGCAGCGCGCCGAGGACAGCCTTGCGCTGTTGAACTGGGGCTTCCGTTTCTTCGAGACCCACCGCCTGTACGAGCCGGGCAAGCAGGTCGCGCAGCAGCGCGTGTGGAAGGGCAGCGAGAAGGAAGTGCTGCTGGGCGTGGCGCAGCCGCTGCTGGTCGGCGTGCCGCGCGGCCGCTACAACGAACTGAAGCCGTCGATCGACGTGCCCAAGACCCTGGAAGCGCCGATCAAGCAGGGCCAGGCGATCGGCACGGTGAAGGTCTCGCTGGACGGCAAGGTCGTCGCGCAGGCGCCGCTGGTGGCGCTGAAGGCGGTCGAGGAGGCGGGCTTCTTCAAGCGCCTGTGGGACAGCTTCTGGATGTGGTGGGAAGCGGAGTGA
- a CDS encoding septal ring lytic transglycosylase RlpA family protein, giving the protein MNPNALLRIVPVVALLALAACSSAPKKTAGGAAAPGVKVEGRGPAHVATGCPSTSPYAPAKEDPSTRGNYTAGGLYAPGVSDRTPDYVPNVACIPEPLVTAEPRSPVGNRSPYMVLGREYKIIDDPDSYVERGTASYYGSKFHGRLTSNREVYDMYAFTAAHKTLPLPSFALVTNLDNGESVVVRVNDRGPFHDGRVIDLSYAAAVKLGITGKGTGRVEVRGLTPADNGNLLAARRAGKQVATGTALASAAAGAGAAQTAAARRATDMDNLVKALPAKSASVAAAKPPARGAALAAPTAANAAAAAAAMPEGERWRYRVQADADTAANADHFDDWMKSRGVRVATGKPTKLDKPVKADTAVAATPAPPRRATAAPAQAPSAVAVAATPAPTPRAVADAAAARGPLGILLQVASFASRDNANRALSQLASAGIVGASVSDIVSGGRTLWRLRVAAEDHGRAAELASRIAGLGFGRPQIVKD; this is encoded by the coding sequence ATGAACCCGAACGCGCTGCTCCGGATCGTCCCCGTCGTCGCCCTGCTGGCGCTGGCCGCCTGCAGCAGCGCCCCGAAGAAGACCGCAGGCGGCGCGGCGGCGCCGGGGGTCAAGGTGGAAGGCCGCGGTCCGGCGCATGTCGCCACCGGTTGCCCGTCCACCTCGCCGTACGCGCCGGCCAAGGAAGACCCGTCCACGCGCGGCAACTACACCGCCGGCGGCCTGTACGCGCCAGGGGTCAGCGACAGGACCCCGGACTACGTGCCCAACGTCGCCTGCATCCCGGAACCGCTGGTCACCGCCGAGCCGCGTTCGCCGGTCGGCAACCGTTCGCCGTACATGGTGCTGGGCCGCGAGTACAAGATCATCGACGACCCGGACAGCTACGTCGAACGCGGCACCGCCTCGTACTACGGCAGCAAGTTCCATGGCCGGCTGACCTCCAACCGCGAGGTCTACGACATGTACGCGTTCACCGCCGCGCACAAGACGCTGCCGCTGCCGAGCTTCGCACTGGTCACTAACCTGGACAACGGCGAATCGGTGGTGGTGCGGGTCAACGACCGCGGCCCGTTCCACGATGGCCGGGTCATCGACCTGAGCTACGCGGCGGCGGTTAAGCTCGGCATCACCGGCAAGGGCACCGGCCGGGTCGAAGTGCGTGGGCTGACCCCGGCCGACAACGGCAACCTGCTGGCGGCGCGCCGTGCCGGCAAGCAGGTCGCCACCGGCACCGCGCTGGCCAGCGCGGCGGCGGGGGCGGGCGCCGCCCAGACCGCCGCGGCGCGCCGCGCCACCGACATGGACAACCTGGTCAAGGCCTTGCCGGCCAAGTCGGCGAGCGTGGCCGCGGCCAAGCCGCCGGCGCGCGGCGCGGCGCTGGCCGCGCCCACCGCCGCCAATGCAGCGGCCGCCGCGGCCGCAATGCCGGAAGGCGAGCGCTGGCGCTACCGGGTGCAGGCCGATGCCGACACCGCGGCCAACGCCGACCATTTCGACGACTGGATGAAATCGCGCGGCGTGCGCGTGGCCACCGGCAAGCCGACCAAGCTCGACAAACCGGTCAAGGCCGATACGGCCGTGGCCGCCACGCCGGCACCGCCACGGCGCGCCACCGCCGCGCCCGCGCAGGCGCCCAGTGCCGTTGCCGTCGCGGCAACGCCCGCACCAACGCCACGCGCGGTCGCCGACGCCGCCGCGGCGCGCGGCCCGCTCGGCATCCTGCTGCAGGTGGCCAGCTTCGCCAGCCGCGACAACGCCAACCGCGCGCTGTCGCAGCTGGCCTCGGCCGGCATCGTCGGCGCCAGCGTCAGCGACATCGTCTCCGGCGGGCGCACGCTGTGGCGGCTGCGGGTCGCGGCCGAGGATCATGGCCGCGCCGCCGAGCTGGCCAGCCGCATCGCCGGCCTCGGCTTCGGGCGCCCGCAGATCGTCAAGGACTGA
- the mltB gene encoding lytic murein transglycosylase B — MIRRSLICLITLGLVACATQPKAPTPPPQASALPQTAPPPALPAGTAPEAAPAPPVDLTPVPFEIARANFVRDTAAKYGLDPAQIEATLAQAQFKDAIVAAMSRPAERVKPWNEYRPMFISQARIDGGRAFLATHREELMRVQARTGVPAEIIVAIIGVETSYGKNAGSYRVLDALYTLAFRYPRSGDPAKLEREVRRELFFRDELGQLFALGREENLDVTKLIGSYAGAMGLGQFMPSSYRQFAVDGDGDGKRNLFTDYDDAFSSIANYFVKKGGWVRDGLVAVPATLRPGAEEFNPTDWTPSHSLADLAARGYQASAPVPAGATATPIALDDGSAGKQYWLGFQNYYAITRYNISKMYAMAVFQLSQAIAGKELPPA, encoded by the coding sequence ATGATTCGACGCTCGCTGATTTGCCTGATCACGCTTGGCCTGGTCGCATGCGCGACCCAGCCCAAGGCTCCGACGCCGCCACCGCAGGCCAGTGCGCTGCCGCAAACCGCGCCGCCGCCCGCGCTGCCGGCCGGCACCGCGCCCGAAGCGGCGCCTGCGCCGCCGGTCGACCTGACCCCGGTGCCGTTCGAGATCGCGCGCGCCAACTTCGTCCGCGACACCGCGGCCAAGTACGGCCTGGACCCGGCGCAGATCGAGGCGACGCTGGCGCAGGCGCAGTTCAAGGATGCGATCGTGGCGGCGATGTCGCGCCCGGCCGAGCGGGTCAAGCCGTGGAACGAATACCGGCCGATGTTCATCAGCCAGGCGCGCATCGACGGCGGCCGCGCGTTCCTCGCCACGCACCGCGAGGAGTTGATGCGGGTGCAGGCGCGTACCGGCGTGCCGGCCGAGATCATCGTCGCGATCATCGGCGTGGAGACCAGCTACGGCAAGAATGCCGGCAGCTATCGCGTGCTCGATGCGCTGTACACGCTGGCGTTCCGCTATCCGCGCAGCGGCGACCCGGCCAAGCTCGAGCGCGAAGTGCGCCGCGAGCTGTTCTTCCGCGACGAACTCGGCCAGCTGTTCGCGCTCGGCCGCGAGGAGAACCTGGACGTCACTAAGCTGATCGGCAGCTACGCCGGCGCGATGGGCCTGGGCCAGTTCATGCCGTCCAGCTACCGCCAGTTCGCGGTCGACGGCGATGGCGACGGCAAGCGCAACCTGTTCACCGACTACGACGACGCGTTTTCCTCGATCGCCAACTACTTCGTCAAGAAGGGCGGCTGGGTGCGCGACGGCCTGGTCGCGGTGCCGGCCACGCTGCGTCCCGGCGCCGAGGAATTCAATCCGACCGACTGGACCCCGAGCCATTCGCTGGCCGACCTGGCCGCGCGCGGCTACCAGGCCAGCGCACCCGTTCCGGCCGGCGCCACCGCCACGCCGATCGCGCTCGACGACGGCAGCGCCGGCAAGCAGTACTGGCTGGGCTTCCAGAACTACTACGCGATCACCCGATACAACATTTCCAAGATGTACGCGATGGCCGTGTTCCAACTGTCCCAGGCCATCGCCGGCAAGGAGTTACCCCCGGCATGA
- a CDS encoding NAD-dependent succinate-semialdehyde dehydrogenase: MAYATRNPYTGELLASFPEATDEAVLAAIGAANAAFQQWKSASFAERAKVMHAAAQLLRADVRGYAQLLTLEMGKLIGEAEAEVTLSADIFEYYAVNAERLLAPEKLPVADPAEGEAIVVHEPLGVLLAIEPWNFPYYQIARIIAPQLSAGNTVLLKHASNVPQCAARFETLMAAAGLPSGAFANLYATRSQVETILNDPRVHGVALTGSEGAGAIVAAQAARALKKSTMELGGADAFVVLADAELDKTVKWAVFGRHWNGGQVCVSSKRMIVVQELYEQFLRRYTDGVAALKAGDPMDAATTLAPLSSQGAADELKLQIAAAVEHGATATAVGPPVPAQGAFVQPTILTNVTPDNPAYYQEFFGPVSMLFEAADEDDAVRIANDSPFGLGGSVFTADTARGVEVAKRISTGMVFVNHPTMVKADLPFGGVRRSGYGRELIGLGIKEFVNHKLIDVVDIDAPF; the protein is encoded by the coding sequence ATGGCTTATGCGACCCGCAATCCCTACACCGGCGAACTGCTCGCCAGCTTCCCCGAGGCGACCGACGAGGCGGTGCTCGCCGCGATCGGCGCCGCCAATGCGGCCTTCCAGCAGTGGAAGAGCGCCTCCTTCGCCGAGCGCGCCAAGGTCATGCACGCGGCGGCGCAATTGCTGCGCGCCGACGTGCGCGGTTACGCGCAACTGCTGACCCTGGAAATGGGCAAGCTGATCGGCGAGGCCGAAGCCGAGGTGACCTTGTCGGCGGACATCTTCGAGTACTACGCGGTCAACGCCGAGCGCCTGCTGGCGCCGGAGAAACTGCCGGTGGCCGATCCGGCCGAGGGCGAGGCGATCGTGGTGCACGAGCCGCTGGGCGTGCTGCTGGCGATCGAGCCGTGGAACTTCCCGTACTACCAGATCGCGCGGATCATCGCGCCGCAGCTGTCGGCCGGCAACACGGTGTTGCTCAAGCACGCCTCCAACGTGCCGCAGTGCGCGGCCAGGTTCGAAACGCTGATGGCCGCGGCGGGGCTGCCGTCCGGCGCGTTCGCCAACCTCTACGCCACGCGCTCGCAGGTGGAGACCATCCTCAACGATCCGCGCGTGCACGGCGTGGCGCTGACCGGCTCGGAAGGCGCCGGCGCCATCGTCGCCGCGCAGGCGGCCAGGGCGCTGAAGAAATCGACGATGGAATTGGGCGGTGCCGATGCCTTCGTGGTGCTGGCCGATGCCGAGCTGGACAAGACGGTGAAGTGGGCGGTGTTCGGCCGCCATTGGAACGGCGGCCAGGTGTGCGTGTCGTCCAAGCGCATGATTGTCGTGCAAGAACTGTACGAGCAGTTCCTGCGCCGCTACACGGATGGCGTGGCCGCGCTCAAGGCCGGCGATCCGATGGACGCAGCGACCACGCTGGCGCCACTGTCCTCGCAGGGCGCGGCCGACGAACTGAAGCTGCAGATCGCCGCGGCGGTCGAACATGGCGCCACCGCCACCGCGGTCGGCCCGCCGGTGCCGGCACAGGGCGCGTTCGTGCAGCCGACCATCCTGACCAATGTGACCCCGGACAACCCCGCCTACTACCAGGAGTTCTTCGGTCCGGTGTCGATGCTGTTCGAGGCCGCCGACGAGGACGATGCGGTGCGCATCGCCAACGACTCGCCATTCGGCCTGGGCGGCTCGGTGTTCACCGCCGACACCGCGCGCGGCGTCGAAGTGGCCAAGCGCATCTCCACCGGCATGGTGTTCGTCAACCATCCGACCATGGTCAAGGCCGACCTGCCGTTCGGCGGGGTGCGCCGCTCCGGCTACGGCCGCGAACTGATCGGGCTGGGCATCAAGGAGTTCGTCAACCACAAGCTGATCGATGTGGTGGATATCGACGCGCCGTTCTGA
- a CDS encoding NAD(P)(+) transhydrogenase (Re/Si-specific) subunit beta — protein MLQLLVELSGFAAALLFVLGLKRMSSPVTALRGIVLAGIGMLVAVAAAFGYLADLQPGAQPRALTNLALALLALALGGAWAWRSGRKVAVTAMPQMVALYNGMGGGAAAAVAAVALTSRQPQHSGLHLAVTVLGALIGSISLSGSVIAWAKLDGRINTAWRFKGQSGFNASVFLCALALGGLVVAQIGGGWAALAFFVAALGFGILMTLPIGGADMPVVISLYNAFTGLAVGLEGFALQNPALMIAGMVVGSAGTLLTVLMAKAMNRSLANVLFSNFGDGAAVVQGDVLGRMTAVDAGDAAVSMRYASSVIIVPGYGLAVAQAQARLYELVKLLQAADVDVKFAIHPVAGRMPGHMNVLLAEAGVPYDLIFDMEDINDSFASTDVALVIGANDVVNPAARTDKASPIYGMPILNADQARQVYVIKRGQGKGYAGVENLLFYGDNCDMVYGDAAAVLNRMVQAVKELAV, from the coding sequence ATGCTGCAGTTACTGGTGGAGCTGAGCGGGTTCGCCGCCGCCCTGTTGTTCGTTCTCGGCCTCAAGCGCATGTCCTCGCCGGTGACCGCGCTGCGCGGCATCGTGCTGGCCGGCATCGGCATGCTGGTCGCCGTCGCCGCCGCGTTCGGCTATCTGGCCGACCTGCAGCCGGGCGCGCAGCCGCGTGCGCTGACCAATCTCGCCCTGGCGCTGCTGGCGCTGGCGCTCGGCGGCGCCTGGGCCTGGCGCAGCGGGCGCAAGGTCGCGGTGACCGCGATGCCGCAGATGGTGGCGCTGTACAACGGCATGGGCGGCGGCGCCGCGGCCGCGGTCGCGGCCGTCGCGCTGACCTCGCGGCAGCCGCAGCACAGCGGCCTGCACCTGGCGGTGACCGTGCTCGGCGCACTGATCGGATCGATCTCGTTGTCCGGTTCGGTGATCGCCTGGGCCAAGCTCGATGGCCGCATCAACACGGCGTGGCGCTTCAAGGGCCAGAGCGGGTTCAACGCCAGCGTGTTCCTCTGCGCGCTGGCACTGGGCGGCTTGGTGGTCGCGCAGATCGGCGGCGGCTGGGCGGCGCTGGCGTTCTTCGTCGCCGCACTGGGCTTCGGCATCCTGATGACGCTGCCGATCGGCGGCGCCGACATGCCGGTGGTGATCTCGCTGTACAACGCCTTCACCGGGCTGGCGGTGGGCCTGGAAGGCTTCGCGCTGCAGAACCCGGCGCTGATGATCGCCGGCATGGTGGTCGGCTCGGCCGGCACCCTGCTGACCGTGCTGATGGCCAAGGCGATGAACCGGTCGCTGGCCAACGTGCTGTTCAGCAATTTCGGCGACGGCGCGGCGGTGGTGCAGGGCGACGTGCTGGGCCGCATGACCGCGGTCGATGCCGGCGATGCGGCGGTATCGATGCGCTACGCCTCCAGTGTGATCATCGTGCCCGGCTACGGCCTGGCGGTCGCGCAGGCGCAGGCGCGGCTGTACGAACTGGTCAAGCTGCTGCAGGCCGCCGACGTGGACGTGAAGTTCGCGATCCATCCGGTCGCCGGACGCATGCCCGGGCACATGAACGTGCTGCTCGCCGAGGCCGGCGTGCCCTACGACCTGATCTTCGACATGGAAGACATCAACGACAGTTTCGCCAGTACCGACGTGGCGCTGGTGATCGGCGCCAACGACGTGGTCAACCCGGCCGCGCGCACCGACAAGGCCTCGCCGATCTACGGCATGCCGATCCTCAACGCCGACCAGGCGCGCCAGGTCTACGTGATCAAGCGCGGCCAGGGCAAGGGCTATGCCGGCGTGGAGAACCTGCTGTTCTACGGCGACAACTGCGACATGGTCTACGGCGACGCCGCCGCGGTGCTCAACCGCATGGTGCAGGCGGTCAAGGAACTGGCCGTCTGA
- a CDS encoding NAD(P) transhydrogenase subunit alpha yields MNLDLSMSWMIALYVFMLAAFTGYEVIGKVPSILHTPLMSGSNFIHGIVVVGAMHALFNADTVAGQAIGFVGVLLGAGNAAGGYVVTDRMLAMFKPSVKSAPATPKE; encoded by the coding sequence ATGAATCTCGATCTGTCGATGAGCTGGATGATCGCGTTGTACGTGTTCATGCTCGCCGCGTTCACCGGCTACGAAGTGATCGGCAAGGTGCCGTCGATCCTGCACACGCCGCTGATGTCCGGTTCCAACTTCATCCACGGCATCGTCGTGGTCGGCGCGATGCACGCGCTGTTCAACGCCGACACCGTCGCCGGCCAGGCGATCGGCTTCGTCGGCGTGCTGCTCGGCGCCGGCAACGCCGCCGGCGGCTACGTGGTCACCGACCGCATGCTGGCGATGTTCAAGCCCAGCGTCAAATCCGCACCCGCCACCCCGAAGGAATAG
- a CDS encoding NAD(P) transhydrogenase subunit alpha: MAFTVAVVKEQQTGERRVAMVPAVLPKLAKLGAQLRLQAGAGVASRFADAAYAGAAVFDDAQDVVAGADLVLAVQAPSLQTLAAMRPGSVLVAMLYPAKAPGLLELLCERRITAFAMETVPRISRAQALDVLSSQAALAGYYAPLLGAVHLPRILPMMTTAVGSLRAARVLVMGLGVAGLQALATAHRLGAITEGYDVRPETREQAQSVGAKFVDTGIDARGEGGYARELTAEERAKAAALLTQHIQQADMIVTTANVPGRIAPILIDRAQIDGMKPGAVIVDLAADSGGNCEGSVPGQTVEVGPVTIVAPFNVPSALAQHASELYAKNLLNLLELLVRDGALAPDFDDEVVAGTLLTRDGQRCHPTPQAVAPAPAPAAKES; this comes from the coding sequence ATGGCGTTCACCGTAGCGGTAGTGAAGGAACAGCAAACCGGCGAGCGCCGCGTGGCGATGGTGCCGGCGGTGCTGCCGAAGCTGGCGAAGCTGGGCGCGCAGCTGCGCCTGCAGGCGGGAGCCGGCGTGGCCTCGCGCTTCGCCGATGCGGCCTATGCCGGCGCCGCGGTGTTCGACGATGCGCAGGATGTCGTCGCCGGCGCCGACCTGGTGCTGGCGGTGCAGGCGCCGTCGCTGCAGACGCTGGCGGCGATGCGTCCGGGCAGCGTGCTGGTCGCGATGCTGTATCCGGCCAAGGCGCCGGGATTGCTGGAGTTGCTGTGCGAACGCCGCATCACCGCGTTCGCGATGGAAACCGTGCCGCGGATCAGCCGCGCGCAGGCGCTGGACGTGCTGTCCAGCCAAGCCGCGCTGGCCGGCTACTACGCGCCGCTGCTGGGTGCGGTGCATCTGCCGCGGATCCTGCCGATGATGACCACCGCGGTCGGCTCGTTGCGCGCCGCGCGCGTGCTGGTGATGGGCCTGGGCGTGGCCGGCCTGCAGGCGCTGGCCACCGCGCACCGGCTCGGCGCGATCACCGAAGGCTACGACGTGCGCCCGGAGACGCGCGAACAGGCGCAATCGGTGGGCGCCAAGTTCGTCGACACCGGCATCGATGCGCGCGGCGAGGGCGGCTATGCGCGCGAGCTCACTGCAGAGGAACGGGCCAAGGCCGCCGCGCTGCTGACCCAGCACATCCAGCAGGCCGACATGATCGTCACCACCGCCAACGTGCCCGGCCGCATCGCGCCGATCCTGATCGACCGCGCGCAGATCGATGGCATGAAACCCGGCGCGGTGATCGTGGACCTGGCCGCCGACAGCGGCGGCAACTGCGAGGGCAGCGTGCCCGGGCAGACCGTCGAGGTGGGGCCGGTGACCATCGTCGCGCCGTTCAACGTGCCCTCGGCGCTGGCCCAGCACGCCAGCGAGCTGTATGCGAAGAACCTGCTGAACCTGCTCGAGCTGCTGGTCCGCGACGGCGCGCTGGCGCCGGACTTCGACGACGAGGTCGTGGCCGGCACCTTGCTGACCCGCGATGGCCAGCGCTGCCATCCCACGCCGCAGGCCGTCGCGCCTGCGCCTGCACCCGCCGCCAAGGAGTCCTGA
- a CDS encoding AcvB/VirJ family lysyl-phosphatidylglycerol hydrolase, protein MKFPRLWLLGSVLLGLAGYAVARAYFAPGIVHCCGYGRIVLTKPPGPVQGMVILLASGTPAQRRAATARIAATGALVATVNGDRYQARLQRAGRGCSHAWHDAEQLSRRLQRDLHGERYFLPMLAGSGRAATLAERIVGAAPAATLGGAIGVAPAPTEVCAGTAQANAAQGFVDIAPAPAAAVDAALAARVAAHLHAPASGGALEDLPLTELPVRTPDAPLAIVLSGDGGWRDIDKGMAEALQQRGIAVVGWDSLRYFWHAKPPAQSSADLRRVIDYYQQRWHPQKILLVGYSFGATALPFMYNRLPPAQRAQVGLLALFGVDHKADFQIRVRNWLDLGDADDAQPVLPEIARIAPAQLLCVYGDQEKDTLCPELRDSGAQIVALHGGHHFDQRPAGLATIVDARWQQLAEDARHPMATIDTGHPHAAAVPAVALRAQPGALQ, encoded by the coding sequence ATGAAATTCCCGCGGTTGTGGTTGCTGGGCAGCGTGCTGCTGGGCCTGGCCGGCTATGCCGTCGCGCGTGCCTATTTCGCGCCCGGCATCGTGCATTGCTGCGGCTATGGCCGCATCGTCCTGACCAAGCCGCCGGGGCCGGTGCAGGGCATGGTGATCCTGCTCGCCAGCGGCACGCCGGCGCAGCGCCGGGCGGCGACCGCGCGCATCGCCGCCACCGGCGCGCTGGTGGCGACGGTCAACGGCGATCGTTACCAGGCCCGGCTGCAACGCGCCGGCCGCGGTTGCAGCCATGCCTGGCACGATGCCGAGCAGCTGAGCCGGCGCCTGCAGCGCGACCTGCACGGGGAGCGCTATTTCCTGCCGATGCTGGCCGGCAGCGGACGCGCGGCGACGCTGGCCGAGCGCATCGTCGGCGCCGCGCCGGCGGCGACCCTGGGCGGCGCGATCGGCGTGGCGCCGGCGCCGACCGAGGTCTGCGCCGGCACCGCGCAAGCCAACGCCGCGCAAGGCTTCGTCGATATCGCGCCGGCACCCGCCGCCGCCGTGGACGCGGCGCTGGCCGCGCGCGTGGCCGCGCACCTGCACGCCCCGGCCAGCGGCGGCGCGCTCGAGGACCTGCCGTTGACCGAGCTGCCGGTGCGCACGCCGGACGCGCCGCTGGCCATCGTGCTGTCCGGCGACGGGGGCTGGCGCGATATCGACAAGGGCATGGCCGAGGCCCTGCAGCAACGCGGGATCGCGGTGGTGGGCTGGGACAGCCTGCGCTATTTCTGGCATGCCAAGCCGCCGGCGCAGTCCAGCGCCGATCTGCGGCGGGTCATCGACTACTACCAGCAACGCTGGCACCCGCAAAAGATCCTGCTGGTCGGCTATTCCTTCGGCGCCACCGCGCTGCCGTTCATGTACAACCGGCTGCCGCCGGCGCAGCGCGCGCAGGTCGGGTTGCTGGCGTTGTTCGGCGTCGACCACAAGGCCGATTTCCAGATCCGCGTGCGCAACTGGCTGGACCTGGGCGATGCCGACGACGCCCAACCGGTGCTGCCGGAGATCGCGCGCATCGCCCCAGCGCAGCTGCTGTGCGTGTACGGCGACCAGGAAAAGGACACGCTGTGCCCGGAGCTGCGCGACAGCGGCGCGCAGATCGTCGCGCTGCACGGCGGCCACCATTTCGACCAGCGTCCGGCGGGGTTGGCGACGATCGTGGATGCGCGTTGGCAGCAGCTCGCAGAGGACGCACGCCATCCTATGGCGACCATCGACACCGGCCATCCTCACGCAGCCGCGGTGCCGGCCGTTGCGCTGCGCGCGCAGCCTGGCGCCCTTCAGTAG
- the rodA gene encoding rod shape-determining protein RodA: MKDFLRWLTDLGGRFARTLDWPLCLALGALMVIGLAVLKSAGGQSGGNHLMLAQGIRFAIGAAAMWGLSRVSALRLRAWTPLIYALSMLPLLAVFALGTGKYGRQWLDLKVFYLQPAELLKISMPMMVAWYLHRVPLPPRLPTVLVSAVIIGLPTALIMLQPDFGTGVLIAASGGFVLLLAGLPWWWVGIAVGGVAAAAPVAWLWLLRPYQKDRIMMFLNPENDALGAGWNIIQSKIAIGSGGLHGKGWGLGSQSHLNFIPEQTTDFAFSVLSEEFGWIGVATVLTLYLVVIGRCLWIAVQARDTFSRLLAGATGLAFFVYVLVNGGMISGLLPVVGVPMPLMSYGGTSAVSLLAGLGLVMAVKAHRPVHGY; this comes from the coding sequence ATGAAGGATTTCCTGCGCTGGCTGACCGATCTCGGCGGCCGCTTCGCCCGCACCCTGGACTGGCCGCTGTGCCTGGCCCTGGGCGCGCTGATGGTGATCGGCCTGGCGGTGCTCAAGAGCGCCGGCGGCCAGTCCGGCGGCAACCACCTGATGCTGGCGCAGGGCATCCGCTTCGCGATCGGCGCGGCGGCGATGTGGGGCCTGTCGCGGGTCTCGGCGCTGCGCTTGCGCGCGTGGACGCCGCTGATCTACGCGCTGTCGATGCTGCCGCTGCTGGCGGTGTTCGCGCTGGGCACCGGCAAGTACGGCCGGCAGTGGCTGGACCTGAAGGTGTTCTACCTGCAGCCGGCCGAGTTGCTGAAGATCAGCATGCCGATGATGGTGGCCTGGTACCTGCACCGCGTGCCGCTGCCGCCGCGCCTGCCCACGGTGCTGGTCAGCGCGGTGATCATCGGCCTGCCGACCGCGCTGATCATGCTGCAGCCGGACTTCGGCACCGGCGTGCTGATCGCCGCCAGCGGCGGTTTCGTGCTGCTGCTGGCCGGGCTGCCGTGGTGGTGGGTGGGCATCGCGGTGGGCGGCGTCGCCGCGGCCGCGCCGGTGGCCTGGCTGTGGCTGCTGCGGCCCTACCAGAAGGACCGGATCATGATGTTCCTCAATCCGGAGAACGATGCGCTCGGCGCGGGCTGGAACATCATCCAATCCAAGATCGCGATCGGCTCCGGCGGCCTGCACGGCAAGGGCTGGGGCCTGGGCTCGCAGTCGCACCTGAACTTCATCCCCGAGCAGACCACCGACTTCGCGTTCTCCGTGCTCAGCGAGGAATTCGGCTGGATCGGCGTGGCCACGGTGCTGACCCTGTACCTGGTGGTGATCGGGCGCTGCCTGTGGATCGCGGTGCAGGCGCGCGATACGTTCTCGCGGTTGCTCGCCGGCGCCACCGGGCTGGCGTTCTTCGTCTACGTGCTGGTCAACGGCGGCATGATCTCCGGGCTGCTGCCGGTGGTCGGGGTACCGATGCCGCTGATGAGCTACGGCGGCACCTCCGCGGTGTCGCTGCTGGCCGGCCTGGGCCTGGTGATGGCGGTCAAGGCGCACCGTCCGGTGCACGGCTACTAG